A segment of the Deltaproteobacteria bacterium genome:
ATAGGCCAGGGTCCTATTCGGGGCGGGCGGGTGTTTCAAGAGAGCAGCGAGAAATCCATCGAGGCGCTCAGGCCGGAACTCCATGGTGGATTCGACAACCACACCCTTCCCGTACGAGATGGTACCCACCACGTCGCCGTAGGCTCCCAGGTATCGGGTCAGGGGGAAAGCATCGCCGCTCCCTCTCTTGCCGAGCCATGATCCGATCATGTTACCAAAGCCGACATAGAACAGAGCTATCTGATTGACGCCGAACCTCTTCCCTCTCTCAGCCAACAGGCGAACCGAGCCCAGAGAACTCCTGCCAGGAGCCTCTCCCCTCATCAACAGCACAGACTTCCTGACCAGATCCGGAGAGTCGCTCACCACGTAGACCATGCCTTCAGAAAAGAAGTAGACTCTCCTCTTGTATTCCGGAGGTTGAATGGCATAGACGGCTGTTCCCTCCATTCTCATGGACACGAGTCGACCCTGTAGGAGGGCGAGCCACTTCCCTATGGTTTCCACCAGTTTTGGCTTCAGCCCGGTCCTCAAGGTAAGCACGAACTCCGGCCCATCTGCGCCTCGCTCCTGATACAGGGCCAGTCTTGCATCCCTTCCGATGAGGTCCATGAGACTAGGACGGAAAAAGGGGACTCCCGTGGATGCCTCCCAGTCCGACAGGGCGGACAGAAAGCCCTCCACTCCCGGGATCGACTTCAAACTCGCCACCAAAGAGACCAATCCGGCATGGGCCGGATCCTTCTGGATCTTCTTCTGATTCTCTTCTACGTCCGTAAGTCGTATGTAAAAAAACGGTTCTCCCGGAATCAGCCAGTCGATACCCCTCTGCTCGAGGCTGCGCGTCTTCTCCGTCTCCCGATAGAGGTGATAGGAAAGCCCCCCGGCCCCCACCAAGGCCAAGACTACAACCGCGGCAGCCAGGTTCCTCCACATCTTCTTCGGAATTCCCTCCCCTCGGGGCTTCCCCTTAGTACGTCCGGCCGCTTCCCCATGTGACAGGGCCGCCTCGACTCCCGTCGATCCCATGAGTCCCATGAGCCTGTCGGCCTCTGAAGGCTTCATCTCAAGGTGAAAGACGACAGGCGTCCTTGAGAGCTTCTTCCTGAGCAGAGAGACACTCTCTCCCGTGTACGGCATGAGCTGGGTCGCGATTCTCAGGCGGGCCATCTCCCCCGGCACCCTCTTGATAACCAGGGTCATGGGGGAGGACTTTTCCGGCGGTGGAGGCGGGGACTGCTCTGGCGGTGGAGGACCAGCGGGTGTTTCCCCGGGCTGGCCCTGAAACAACTCCTTTGAGATGACAAAAGCGTTCTCGCACTTACGGCATACGACCCTTATCCTCTCCTTGGTCATCTTGGATTCGTCAAAACGATATTTCCTCCCGCAAACCGGGCATTCGACAATTCTCACGGCAACCCTTCCAGAAGGTGGGCAGAGATCAGGCCCACGTCCCCTCGGAGTGGATTTCTCTTGAACGCTGAGAAACCTCCAGCCCTGTGCGCCAGCCCTTCACCTGTTCAGGTCCTCCTCGGCACCGCTCGACCACGGGCAGCCTCTCCTGTGTGCCCACCCCGGCTCCACCCCCAACCACTTGGGAACCCTCTCACTGAACTAGGTTGGGGACGGACTTCACTGACCGGACATAACAGCTCACACAGAGCTTGGCTTTTCTTGCCAGACTCTGATCGCTTCCTCTCAGCGTCTTGCCGCAGATCCGGCAGACTCCCAAGCCGTCACGAGTCGGCTCATCGGCCTTTGGTACGACAATCTGTCCGACACAAGGAAACATCCGATCTCCCATCTCTAAGGTGAAATACCTGTCACTCCAGACAACCTTTCCTATCTGTTCCTATCTGTCTCCCGCCACTTTCTCTCCCATGAAACGGCAGAAAAGATGTCCCCCTCCCAATCAGACCAGCCAGCAGGCTCTCTCAACGGACCCAACTGACGGGTTTGCCG
Coding sequences within it:
- a CDS encoding DUF3352 domain-containing protein: MRIVECPVCGRKYRFDESKMTKERIRVVCRKCENAFVISKELFQGQPGETPAGPPPPEQSPPPPPEKSSPMTLVIKRVPGEMARLRIATQLMPYTGESVSLLRKKLSRTPVVFHLEMKPSEADRLMGLMGSTGVEAALSHGEAAGRTKGKPRGEGIPKKMWRNLAAAVVVLALVGAGGLSYHLYRETEKTRSLEQRGIDWLIPGEPFFYIRLTDVEENQKKIQKDPAHAGLVSLVASLKSIPGVEGFLSALSDWEASTGVPFFRPSLMDLIGRDARLALYQERGADGPEFVLTLRTGLKPKLVETIGKWLALLQGRLVSMRMEGTAVYAIQPPEYKRRVYFFSEGMVYVVSDSPDLVRKSVLLMRGEAPGRSSLGSVRLLAERGKRFGVNQIALFYVGFGNMIGSWLGKRGSGDAFPLTRYLGAYGDVVGTISYGKGVVVESTMEFRPERLDGFLAALLKHPPAPNRTLAYVPGNTVIYASNTSLDLVKDLSWFRRDLGEHFRDSAVLDRILSGILAETGLDVEKEVLPYLGREFAYAVTAGIRGKDTGFPAVQLFLEVRNRARVEASIGKILKTPGVGSWLKEAGVDLVRSSYEGVQITSFRYHGKDMRLLLLSSLSPCYAFVDGFLVISTGLENLKQMVDLSNGRGVSMLKNGRFTEAKHLLRRENNGLAYVDLRAAAGLLKGLITRGPPGRAGLPGPGVQRTEGTKFFLELLEKLNFLWGETEFRADRVRFLVYFAL